In a single window of the Dreissena polymorpha isolate Duluth1 chromosome 3, UMN_Dpol_1.0, whole genome shotgun sequence genome:
- the LOC127875277 gene encoding transmembrane protein 179-like codes for MGISNLTVLCQITAFVLSFILSFFIFVPLAVNQYQFNGHCLLYATGTWNATSEQLTNVQWGPNSACGFGMFIGVVMMLLTIFYMCIDALHLLRDTDSSWLDSCLTTLVSFVIMLMLFAESITISVGFKHWCNVITTQPAGLVSCELAPFIPFDSSDNIDASSFYIHMKMAEFGSWSSFICWAFLFATSVIRVIRYQQHESFMTSVNRERERILQKYGPRNRGEYSAVPT; via the exons ATGGGCATAAGCAATCTAACAGTATTGTGCCAAATAACGGCATTTGTGCTGTCATTCATTCTGTCCTTTTTCATTTTCGTGCCCCTTGCTGTAAACCAATACCAGTTTAATGGACACTGTCTTCTGTACGCCACGGGTACTTGGAACGCGACATCCGAGCAGTTAACAAATGTTCAGTGGGGCCCAAATAGCGCCTGTGGATTCGGAATGTTCATCGGTGTTGTGATGATGCTTCTCACAATTTTCTACATGTGCATTGACGCACTTCATCTACTGCGTGACACCGATAG TTCCTGGTTGGATTCCTGTCTAACCACACTGGTGTCATTTGTGATCATGTTGATGTTGTTTGCTGAAAGTATCACAATATCAGTGGGCTTCAAACACTGGTGTAACGTGATAACCACTCAACCAGCGGGACTTGTTTC GTGTGAGCTGGCACCCTTTATTCCATTTGACTCCAGTGACAACATTGACGCCTCCAGCTTCTATATTCACATGAAAATGGCAGAG TTTGGTAGCTGGTCAAGCTTCATCTGCTGGGCATTCCTGTTTGCCACCTCTGTGATACGGGTGATACGTTACCAGCAACATGAAAGCTTCATGACCAGCGTGAACAGAGAACGCGAGCGCATCCTTCAGAAGTATGGACCCAGGAACAGGGGAGAGTACTCTGCTGTGCCAACATGA
- the LOC127872400 gene encoding uncharacterized protein LOC127872400: MDYLKCHDFLIADLRVDEQRHLVFATQFQLNLLQNATRWFMDGTFKVVKDPFKSRGQLLSIHAFIHKDGKLKQLPFVFALMSRKTEADYVAVLRAIRDRVPNLSVENVVLDFEKAAWKGIREVFPLVSIKGCVFHWVQSVWRKVQELGLATAYRNNQAIHQYVRQLMALPFLPAGHITETFHQLQARANSVQLRRYQ, encoded by the exons ATGGACTACCTGAAGTGTCACGACTTCTTGATTGCTGATCTTCGCGTTGACGAGCAACGACATCTCGTGTTCGCTACGCAATTCCAATTGAATCTGCTACAGAACGCGACACGATGGTTTATGGACGGAACGTTCAAG GTAGTGAAAGACCCGTTCAAGAGCAGGGGCCAGCTGTTAAGCATTCATGCATTCATCCACAAGGACGGGAAGCTGAAGCAGTTGCCATTTGTGTTCGCACTGATGTCGCGGAAAACGGAGGCCGATTATGTCGCTGTTCTGCGCGCCATCCGTGACAGGGTTCCAAACTTGTCAGTTGAAAACGTCGTCCTGGACTTTGAGAAAG CTGCATGGAAAGGGATCCGCGAAGTATTTCCTTTAGTAAGCATAAAAGGATGTGTCTTCCACTGGGTGCAGTCTGTGTGGCGGAAAGTACAGGAGTTAGGCCTAGCCACCGCGTACCGAAACAACCAGGCCATCCACCAGTATGTTCGGCAGTTGATGGCGTTGCCGTTCCTGCCTGCCGGACACATAACCGAGACGTTCCACCAGCTTCAGGCCCGTGCAAACTCCGTCCAACTGAGACGATACCAGTAA
- the LOC127875279 gene encoding uncharacterized protein LOC127875279: MFCQDHSQLCCTDCAFLNHRQCTDVALITDSVKKMSVDMQQLSNSLQSILDELNKLKSAQEASMQSVDLSWSEKLQEIQDLRKKLNAALDELEKTTLKELDEIRATLQTSLKKNVDNCTRLKDELKQLSEAVNALCDKSKKEIEFIAKRKCLDKIMESEAYLKENPVKLQSSLMFQANIDIELYLYQRASLGRIVDSTQSLTVKMNPDQVMTVKRKSEYSVRISSDTDLSCTLSGICCLPSGQVIVTDLDNQKVKLLDQHYCDVSSASRDVCQITSSEVAVTVDQNVQFISVSDGELVSGRKFRLLHAAYGIAFHQGALYVTSGTALYHFSLTGSLVKMLYMDASDSYTVFKCAVSPAGDRIYVTNNSHHKLITLATDGTLISTFKDRELQDPWGVYVTPAGQVLVCGCKSNTVIQVDLEGRKKLATLVSLKDGVLKPVSVCYNTKTDQIIVGLYDNTNKIIVMELQ, translated from the exons ATGTTTTGccaggaccacagtcagctgtgctgcactgATTGTGCTTTTCTGAACCACAG AcagtgcactgatgtggctctaaTTACTGATTCAGTCAAAAAGATGTCAGTGGATATGCAACAGCTGTCGAACAGTCTTCAATCTATTCTCGATGAACTTAATAAGTTAAAAAGTGCACAAGAGGCCAGCATGCAGTCTGTGGATTTATCATGGAgtgaaaaactgcaagaaatccAAGACCTGCGAAAGAAATTAAATGCTGCTCTGGATGaattagaaaaaacaacattgaaagaACTGGATGAAATTAGGGCCACATTGCAAACCTCTCTCAAGAAAAATGTTGACAACTGCACCAGACTGAAGGATGAACTGAAACAACTCAGTGAAGCTGTAAATGCCCTTTGTGATAAGAGCAAGAAAGAAATTGAGTTCATAGCCAAAAGAAAATGTCTGGACAAAATAATGGAGTCTGAGGCATATCTGAAGGAAAACCCTGTGAAGTTGCAGAGTTCACTGATGTTCCAGGCAAACATTGACATTGAGCTGTACCTGTATCAACGGGCAAGTCTAGGCAGGATTGTAGACAGTACTCAGTCGCTCACAGTCAAGATGAATCCAGACCAGGTGATGACTGTGAAGAGGAAATCAGAGTATAGTGTGAGAATATCGAGCGACACAGATCTGTCTTGCACACTTAGTGGCATCTGCTGCCTGCCTAGTGGCCAGGTGATTGTTACAGATTTAGATAATCAGAAAGTGAAGCTGTTAGACCAGCATTACTGTGATGTGTCTAGTGCTTCAAGGGATGTTTGCCAAATCACATCCAGTGAGGTTGCTGTAACTGTTGATCAAAATGTCCAGTTTATCTCTGTGAGCGATGGGGAGCTGGTGAGTGGGAGGAAGTTCCGGTTACTGCATGCAGCATATGGTATTGCCTTCCATCAAGGAGCATTGTATGTCACCTCTGGCACTGCTCTGTACCACTTCTCTTTGACTGGATCACTTGTGAAAATGCTTTATATGGATGCAAGTGACTCTTATACag TGTTTAAATGTGCAGTGAGTCCTGCTGGGGACAGGATCTATGTCACCAACAACTCTCACCACAAGCTGATCACTCTGGCTACAGATGGCACTCTTATATCCACCTTCAAGGACCGTGAACTACAAGACCCATGGGGTGTGTATGTAacacctgcaggacaagtgctTGTTTGCGGATGCAAATCAAATACTGTCATACAGGTGGATCTAGAGGGAAGAAAGAAACTGGCAACTCTAGTGTCATTGAAAGATGGAGTACTCAAGCCAGTGTCTGTATGCTACAACACCAAAACTGACCAGATAATTGTGGGACTATATGATAACACCAATAAAATCATTGTTATGGAATTGCAATAG